The following proteins are co-located in the Leptotrichia trevisanii DSM 22070 genome:
- a CDS encoding peptide ABC transporter substrate-binding protein translates to MKKTFLIFCLIVSMLIVSCGKSAKPAGNSVSFNMEAEPTSLDPQLLTDMSGIFITSMTYESLVRLNDKNEIVPSGAESWTKSDDGKVWTFKIRQGMKWSNGDPLTAKDYFNGIKRGLDPKTGSEYSVLAYYIENAENYNNGTLKDFGQVGIKAKDDYTLEFTLSKPAPFFLKTLIMPVYFPVNEKALADNGEGYATEAGKSVYSGPFIMEEWVHDNKVVMKKNPNYWNAQNIKVDTLTGLIVTDFEAATNLFENKELDLTKISVEKMANFEGKPELHKFPDGRVYYLGFNTSNPVLKNKKVRQALSLAIDRKELVNSILNGAGIIGSGIVSNGTVGEKGDFREEAGDLFAEFANVNVKQVFEEGLKELNMTPAQVKLHLLVDENGTGKKEAEFYQSQWKDKLGIDVEVEVLTKKERIARAKAGEFEIVRYAWGPDYADPMTYLEMFHSKVKDLNFAKYADPKYDELVDLAKVNQDNKTRMDAMKQAEKLLSDDFRYSVLYYEVGVYLINPKLKGVVIRSVGDSIDFYNASITK, encoded by the coding sequence ATGAAAAAAACTTTTTTAATATTTTGTTTAATTGTATCAATGCTTATAGTTTCTTGCGGAAAAAGTGCCAAACCTGCGGGAAATTCAGTATCGTTTAATATGGAAGCTGAGCCAACTTCATTGGATCCGCAACTTTTGACTGATATGAGTGGAATTTTTATTACAAGTATGACTTATGAAAGTCTTGTAAGATTAAATGATAAAAATGAAATTGTTCCTTCTGGAGCTGAAAGCTGGACTAAATCAGATGACGGAAAAGTATGGACATTTAAAATCAGACAAGGAATGAAATGGAGCAATGGGGATCCGCTTACTGCCAAAGACTATTTTAACGGTATCAAAAGAGGACTTGATCCTAAAACAGGCTCTGAATATTCAGTGCTTGCTTATTATATTGAAAATGCCGAAAATTACAACAATGGAACTTTGAAGGATTTTGGACAAGTTGGAATAAAAGCAAAAGATGATTATACACTTGAATTTACCTTATCAAAACCAGCTCCATTCTTCTTAAAGACATTAATTATGCCTGTCTACTTCCCAGTTAATGAAAAAGCATTGGCTGATAATGGGGAAGGATATGCAACAGAAGCTGGTAAATCTGTTTACAGCGGGCCGTTTATAATGGAAGAATGGGTACATGATAACAAAGTTGTTATGAAAAAAAATCCTAACTACTGGAATGCACAAAATATAAAGGTGGATACACTTACAGGTTTAATCGTAACTGATTTTGAAGCTGCTACAAACCTTTTTGAAAATAAAGAATTGGACTTGACAAAAATTTCAGTTGAAAAAATGGCAAACTTTGAAGGAAAACCTGAATTACATAAATTTCCTGATGGAAGAGTCTATTACTTAGGATTTAATACATCAAATCCTGTATTAAAGAATAAAAAGGTTAGACAGGCGCTATCACTTGCAATAGATAGAAAAGAATTAGTAAACAGCATCTTAAATGGTGCCGGAATTATTGGTTCTGGAATTGTTTCAAATGGAACAGTTGGTGAAAAAGGCGATTTCAGGGAAGAAGCTGGAGATTTGTTTGCAGAATTTGCAAATGTTAATGTGAAACAAGTGTTTGAAGAAGGGCTAAAAGAGTTAAATATGACTCCTGCACAAGTTAAATTGCATTTACTTGTGGATGAAAATGGAACTGGTAAAAAGGAAGCTGAATTTTATCAATCTCAATGGAAGGATAAATTAGGAATTGATGTGGAAGTGGAAGTTCTTACTAAAAAAGAAAGAATTGCACGTGCAAAAGCTGGAGAATTTGAAATTGTAAGATATGCCTGGGGGCCTGACTATGCCGATCCAATGACTTATCTGGAAATGTTCCATTCGAAAGTAAAAGATCTTAACTTTGCAAAATATGCGGATCCTAAATACGATGAACTGGTTGATCTAGCTAAAGTTAATCAAGATAACAAAACAAGAATGGATGCAATGAAACAGGCTGAAAAATTACTGTCTGATGATTTCAGATATTCTGTACTTTATTATGAAGTGGGAGTTTATTTGATAAATCCTAAGTTAAAAGGTGTTGTAATACGTTCTGTTGGAGATTCCATTGATTTTTATAATGCATCTATAACAAAATAA